One window of the Leptospira ryugenii genome contains the following:
- a CDS encoding 5-(carboxyamino)imidazole ribonucleotide synthase, which yields MKKPRIGVLGSGQLGQMMAEVTLRHEIPMVSYSPDIESPMSHLGVKVIEGEFDDTDRILQFLSQIDILTFEFENIPSRTLQFLNESQNTNSVLIYPPPNALLIAQDRLLEKNHFQSLGFKTPQYYHLTSANRSPQIEFPLIVKTIRFGYDGKGQSQIKNENEWQSFLGFAFSNPESEYIVEEKIQFQKEASVILTRFVDGSIYDYGVVENQHKNHILDLSIFPADIDKTLAKKMQSIAHTLANSLEYIGTMGVEFFLTENEVYLNEFAPRPHNSGHFSQDCGSISQFKLHILAILGEKPKLPLHPNPTLMKNILGNDYEHSISIANKLLADERYELHLYGKKIAKQGRKMGHMNFKGKLDEVSELFFEL from the coding sequence ATGAAAAAACCACGCATTGGTGTATTAGGATCTGGTCAATTGGGGCAAATGATGGCAGAAGTAACTCTCCGTCATGAGATACCTATGGTTTCCTATAGTCCCGATATAGAATCACCCATGTCCCACCTAGGGGTAAAAGTCATCGAAGGCGAGTTTGATGATACTGATCGGATTCTTCAGTTTTTATCTCAAATCGATATTTTAACTTTTGAATTTGAAAATATCCCTAGTCGTACTTTACAATTTTTAAATGAATCTCAAAACACAAATTCAGTTCTTATCTACCCACCGCCAAATGCGCTTCTGATTGCCCAGGATCGACTCTTGGAGAAAAATCACTTTCAATCTTTGGGGTTTAAAACTCCACAGTACTACCACTTAACAAGTGCAAATCGATCTCCACAAATTGAATTTCCTTTGATTGTAAAGACCATTCGTTTTGGCTATGATGGGAAAGGGCAAAGCCAAATCAAAAATGAAAATGAGTGGCAATCATTCCTCGGTTTTGCGTTCTCAAACCCAGAATCAGAGTATATCGTTGAAGAAAAGATTCAATTTCAAAAAGAAGCAAGTGTCATCCTCACTCGGTTTGTAGATGGAAGTATCTATGACTATGGTGTGGTTGAAAACCAACACAAGAATCATATCTTAGATCTCTCTATTTTTCCAGCGGACATAGACAAGACATTAGCCAAAAAAATGCAATCGATTGCGCATACCTTGGCAAATTCTCTTGAGTATATAGGCACTATGGGGGTTGAATTTTTTCTAACGGAAAATGAGGTATATCTAAATGAATTTGCCCCCAGACCGCATAACTCTGGTCATTTTAGCCAAGATTGTGGTAGTATCTCGCAATTCAAATTACATATTTTAGCAATCCTTGGCGAAAAGCCGAAGCTCCCTTTGCATCCCAATCCTACATTGATGAAGAATATCTTAGGAAACGATTATGAGCACTCCATTTCCATTGCAAATAAACTCTTGGCTGACGAAAGGTATGAACTCCATCTATACGGAAAAAAAATTGCTAAACAAGGAAGAAAAATGGGTCATATGAATTTTAAAGGCAAATTAGATGAGGTTTCAGAGCTATTTTTTGAGCTTTGA
- a CDS encoding UDP-N-acetylmuramoyl-L-alanyl-D-glutamate--2,6-diaminopimelate ligase, with amino-acid sequence MKVIDIIKKLPEIRITKNETDSEIGYVHSDTRRVSAGDIFVFPEGQNARYPEFLGQLKEKNVKAILLGPGQLKLIDKTQFDLILETDAYLGDVYGKLAHLLAGQPSKRLKVVGITGTNGKTSLTYILYHIASELGKKCGLIGTVQIRFGSEIRESSYTTPDASSLNLLLKEMADQKIEYVFMEMSSHGLKLGRTSGIEVQAVGFTNLTQDHLDFHGTMEDYLMSKFKIFQLLESSSQINKFGILACDVPGGAEMMETIKQNQIKSPIFLLGSSGEYNFSHVKLSLFRSEFRLHKKEKNLPFIEVRKAHTNLLGNFNVFNVSMASFIALELGFPWEEILKIIQTLPTVPGRFQVVPDPKEERIAVVDYAHTPDALENVLKSCKDLNPRQLICLFGCGGDRDRTKRPQMGKIAEQYADYVVLTSDNPRTEDPLSILMEIESGFSRGFKRFETIADRRQAIQRSIQMLEKDGILLVCGKGHETYQIIGKEKLHFVDHEEVDLAFNERSG; translated from the coding sequence GTGAAAGTTATAGATATCATAAAAAAACTGCCAGAAATCCGAATCACAAAAAATGAAACCGATTCAGAAATAGGATACGTTCATTCCGATACAAGGAGAGTTTCAGCAGGAGATATCTTTGTCTTTCCAGAAGGACAAAATGCACGCTATCCTGAATTTTTAGGTCAATTGAAAGAGAAAAATGTAAAGGCCATTTTGTTAGGCCCCGGGCAGTTGAAGTTAATCGATAAAACACAGTTTGACCTAATATTAGAAACAGATGCGTATCTAGGTGATGTATATGGAAAACTTGCACATCTGTTAGCTGGCCAACCTAGTAAGCGTCTGAAAGTAGTGGGTATCACTGGAACAAATGGAAAAACCTCTCTTACCTATATTCTCTATCATATCGCAAGTGAACTTGGAAAAAAATGTGGTCTGATTGGAACTGTGCAAATCAGATTTGGAAGCGAAATCCGAGAATCCTCATACACAACTCCAGACGCCTCAAGTTTGAATCTTTTATTGAAAGAGATGGCAGACCAAAAAATAGAATATGTTTTCATGGAGATGAGTTCACATGGACTGAAGCTTGGACGAACGAGTGGCATTGAAGTGCAGGCAGTGGGTTTTACGAACTTGACCCAAGACCATTTGGATTTTCATGGGACCATGGAAGATTATTTGATGAGTAAATTCAAAATCTTTCAGCTTTTAGAATCTTCCAGCCAAATTAATAAATTCGGGATATTGGCCTGTGATGTTCCTGGCGGTGCCGAGATGATGGAGACAATCAAACAAAACCAAATCAAATCGCCTATCTTCTTGTTAGGTAGCTCTGGAGAGTATAATTTTTCGCATGTAAAACTCAGCCTATTTCGAAGCGAATTCAGGCTCCACAAAAAGGAAAAAAATCTTCCTTTTATCGAAGTGAGAAAGGCGCATACAAATTTACTCGGAAATTTTAATGTCTTCAATGTGAGTATGGCTTCGTTTATAGCACTTGAACTCGGATTTCCCTGGGAAGAAATTTTGAAGATTATACAAACTCTACCTACCGTGCCTGGTAGATTCCAAGTGGTTCCAGATCCAAAAGAAGAAAGGATCGCCGTCGTCGACTATGCACACACTCCAGATGCCTTAGAAAATGTTTTAAAAAGTTGTAAGGATCTGAACCCACGGCAATTGATTTGCTTGTTTGGTTGCGGAGGCGATAGAGACAGAACAAAACGACCTCAGATGGGAAAAATCGCGGAACAGTATGCTGACTATGTGGTATTGACCTCGGATAATCCTAGAACTGAGGACCCACTTTCCATCTTAATGGAAATCGAATCAGGATTTTCAAGAGGATTCAAACGCTTTGAAACCATTGCAGACCGACGCCAAGCCATCCAAAGGTCCATACAAATGTTGGAGAAGGATGGCATTTTATTAGTTTGTGGAAAGGGTCATGAAACTTACCAAATAATCGGAAAGGAGAAATTGCATTTTGTCGATCATGAAGAAGTAGACTTGGCTTTTAATGAGAGATCAGGATAG
- the mraY gene encoding phospho-N-acetylmuramoyl-pentapeptide-transferase, which yields MFHWIYELYGNELGPLRIFNYVTFRAMMAGITAMFITFVYGKSMIDFLRSLKFRESVRSDGPESHAQKSGTPTMGGLIMILSLSISVLLWGNLRNLNVLLLLSSAIAFCGLGFADDYMKSVKKIKGGMRARSKFLITIFIAITVTSIFFYFTGKPNTLASKGIPFEITDLFLPFWKGPVWNLGVLAIPFAILVLIGSSHAVNLTDGLDGLASGTVVIATATLGLIAYVSGTPVAANYLNIPYLPGAHEYSVFLAALSGALLGFLWFNCHPAQVFMGDTGSLFLGSTLGLTAIMLKKEFLLVILGGIFVAEAVSVILQVGSFKLRGKRIFKMAPLHHHFELIGWSEEKVVIRFWIIGILLAIVTLSTLKIQ from the coding sequence ATGTTTCACTGGATTTATGAATTGTATGGAAATGAACTTGGACCACTTAGGATTTTTAATTATGTAACCTTTCGCGCAATGATGGCTGGCATCACGGCAATGTTTATAACTTTTGTATACGGGAAGTCGATGATCGATTTTTTACGATCTTTGAAGTTTCGTGAAAGTGTTCGCTCAGATGGCCCAGAGTCCCATGCGCAGAAATCGGGTACCCCTACCATGGGGGGGCTTATCATGATTCTCTCGCTCTCCATTTCCGTTCTTCTCTGGGGGAATTTACGAAATCTAAATGTACTCCTCCTTCTTTCATCGGCCATTGCATTTTGTGGATTAGGATTTGCGGATGACTATATGAAGTCTGTGAAGAAAATCAAAGGAGGGATGCGAGCCAGGAGCAAATTCCTAATTACGATTTTCATTGCGATCACCGTCACATCTATTTTTTTCTATTTTACAGGAAAACCAAATACCCTTGCTAGTAAGGGTATTCCTTTTGAGATCACAGACTTATTTCTTCCTTTTTGGAAAGGTCCCGTCTGGAACCTTGGGGTATTGGCAATTCCCTTTGCCATTCTCGTTCTCATTGGAAGTAGTCATGCTGTTAACCTTACTGATGGTTTAGATGGTTTGGCAAGTGGAACTGTTGTCATCGCTACTGCCACCCTTGGTTTGATTGCATACGTTTCGGGAACTCCGGTTGCGGCAAATTACTTAAATATCCCTTATTTACCGGGTGCACATGAGTATTCTGTCTTTTTAGCAGCACTCTCTGGTGCCTTGCTCGGTTTTTTATGGTTCAATTGCCACCCCGCTCAAGTGTTTATGGGAGACACAGGTTCTTTATTTTTAGGATCAACTTTGGGTTTAACAGCCATTATGTTAAAGAAAGAATTTCTTTTGGTGATTCTCGGAGGGATCTTTGTTGCCGAGGCCGTGAGTGTTATTTTGCAGGTGGGTTCCTTTAAGTTGAGAGGCAAAAGAATCTTTAAAATGGCGCCACTTCACCATCATTTTGAATTGATTGGATGGTCAGAAGAAAAGGTAGTGATTCGATTTTGGATCATCGGCATTTTACTTGCGATAGTGACTTTATCCACACTTAAAATTCAATAA
- a CDS encoding FtsW/RodA/SpoVE family cell cycle protein has protein sequence MFKEIQSFFSIGKRNIDLPFLYTIFLLFFLGIIIMFSASVIPAEREFSDPYYYLKKQLVWGIVAIFLFLCFVQIPYQFLLKIAFPLCLVSIILLISVFIPGLGKSVGTSYGRNFNRWIQIGGFQIQPSEFSKISVLLFLTTFFQNFDPKKMIWNRKQVISVIVIFLILVLIVIEPAFGTTVEILTVIFFFIIITGFPIRRIILLFLAVLPLMFILVTQVGYRKKRLEIWLDPYKYRFDEGHQLVTSFRAFFDGGSFGTPIGSGYAHRYLAYSHTDFVLAAFVEDFGFIGFTVFFLVTLYLIYRIYNLLLRVKDKSGFYLGIGILLLLSFQFLINLYVITGLFPVTGISLPFFSYGGSSLLTIFILMGILANITQKGNLVV, from the coding sequence ATGTTTAAGGAAATTCAATCTTTCTTTTCTATTGGAAAAAGAAACATTGATTTGCCTTTTTTATATACTATTTTTCTTCTTTTTTTCTTAGGCATTATCATAATGTTCAGTGCCTCTGTCATACCCGCAGAACGTGAGTTTTCCGATCCTTACTATTATTTGAAAAAACAATTGGTGTGGGGAATCGTTGCGATATTTCTCTTTTTGTGTTTTGTGCAGATCCCCTATCAGTTTTTGCTGAAAATTGCGTTTCCTCTCTGTCTCGTTAGCATTATCCTTTTGATCTCGGTTTTCATTCCTGGACTCGGAAAATCCGTTGGAACAAGTTATGGAAGAAATTTTAATAGATGGATACAAATTGGAGGATTTCAAATACAACCATCTGAATTTAGTAAAATCAGTGTTTTATTGTTTTTAACCACTTTCTTTCAAAACTTTGATCCAAAAAAGATGATCTGGAATCGAAAACAGGTAATTTCAGTCATTGTGATTTTTTTAATATTGGTATTGATCGTTATCGAACCTGCTTTTGGAACAACAGTAGAGATACTCACTGTGATTTTCTTTTTCATCATCATCACAGGTTTTCCTATTAGGCGCATCATACTCCTTTTTTTAGCAGTTCTTCCTCTTATGTTTATACTGGTCACGCAAGTCGGCTACCGAAAGAAACGATTAGAAATCTGGCTCGATCCTTATAAATATCGGTTTGACGAAGGGCACCAATTGGTAACTTCCTTCCGCGCTTTTTTTGATGGTGGGAGTTTCGGGACACCCATTGGTTCTGGGTATGCACATAGGTATTTGGCTTATAGTCACACAGATTTTGTTTTGGCTGCATTCGTAGAAGACTTTGGTTTCATCGGATTTACGGTTTTTTTTCTCGTTACTTTGTATTTGATCTATCGAATTTACAACTTACTTCTGCGTGTGAAAGACAAGTCAGGTTTTTATCTTGGCATTGGGATTTTACTTCTCCTAAGCTTTCAGTTTTTAATCAATTTGTATGTAATTACAGGTCTTTTTCCGGTTACAGGGATTTCACTTCCGTTCTTTAGTTACGGAGGCTCCTCACTTTTAACAATATTTATCCTTATGGGAATCCTTGCCAATATCACACAAAAAGGGAATCTGGTTGTATGA
- the rsmH gene encoding 16S rRNA (cytosine(1402)-N(4))-methyltransferase RsmH, with product MIVSPHIPVLPSEVIQLAKIGNPTWILDATAGEGGHSSLLLDTFPEANLVMVDRDAVMLERAKKTMEGRGKVFPIRSNFSEIDRECLEEIGCPGLDFVLIDLGVSLYHFLHSGRGFTLKQEEPLDMRLEPQIGNRTAADIVNFSSVLELKRIFQEYGEERWALRIANQIIETRKKKKFTQNQEIVKLVESSIPRKFWPKDTHPATRIFQALRIEVNQELEHAEKGIRNLSGLLQENGIMACISFHSLEDRIVKWTFRDLQASGSFTVLTKKPLIPTDAEIRQNRASRSAKLRGIQKNVPIMCEDEES from the coding sequence GTGATTGTAAGCCCACACATACCCGTTTTACCTTCTGAAGTGATCCAACTGGCAAAGATTGGGAACCCAACCTGGATTTTAGATGCCACTGCTGGCGAAGGTGGGCATTCCTCCTTGCTTTTGGACACTTTTCCTGAGGCCAATTTGGTGATGGTGGACAGAGATGCAGTGATGCTGGAACGAGCCAAAAAAACGATGGAGGGCAGGGGCAAAGTTTTCCCGATTCGAAGTAATTTTTCGGAGATAGACAGAGAGTGTTTGGAAGAGATCGGTTGTCCAGGCCTGGATTTTGTTTTGATTGATCTTGGGGTTTCCCTTTACCATTTCCTCCATTCAGGAAGAGGGTTTACTCTGAAGCAGGAGGAACCCCTAGACATGAGATTGGAACCACAGATAGGGAATCGTACGGCGGCGGATATCGTCAATTTTAGTTCCGTTTTAGAACTTAAGCGCATCTTCCAAGAATATGGGGAAGAGAGGTGGGCACTCCGCATAGCAAACCAAATCATTGAGACTAGAAAGAAAAAGAAATTCACCCAAAACCAAGAAATTGTGAAATTAGTGGAGTCTTCCATACCGCGTAAATTTTGGCCAAAGGATACACACCCTGCGACCAGAATTTTCCAAGCCCTGAGGATTGAGGTAAACCAAGAGTTAGAACATGCTGAAAAAGGGATTCGCAATTTATCGGGTCTTCTACAGGAAAATGGAATCATGGCTTGTATTTCCTTTCACTCCCTCGAGGATCGCATTGTAAAATGGACCTTTCGAGATCTCCAGGCTAGCGGTAGTTTTACGGTCTTAACTAAAAAACCATTGATACCAACTGATGCCGAAATCAGGCAAAACCGAGCTTCCCGCTCCGCGAAGCTACGTGGAATTCAAAAAAATGTTCCGATAATGTGTGAAGATGAAGAATCATAA
- the purE gene encoding 5-(carboxyamino)imidazole ribonucleotide mutase — protein sequence MTERNGKVAIIMGSHSDWETMKEACLILDHFAVAYHKEIISAHRSPELMFQFAKDAEKEGYSLIIAGAGGAAHLPGMTASLTTLPVLGVPIQSKALSGLDSLLSIVQMPKGVPVGTLAIGTSGAANAGLLAVRILSLQNPDLTHKLKQYAIQQREEALAKNSLLQ from the coding sequence ATGACAGAAAGAAATGGAAAAGTGGCCATTATTATGGGCTCCCATTCCGATTGGGAAACGATGAAGGAAGCTTGCCTTATATTGGATCATTTCGCAGTAGCATACCATAAGGAAATTATCTCCGCACATCGTTCCCCAGAGCTGATGTTTCAGTTTGCCAAAGATGCTGAAAAGGAAGGTTATTCCCTCATCATTGCAGGTGCTGGTGGAGCTGCTCATTTGCCAGGTATGACTGCCTCCTTGACTACTTTACCTGTACTAGGTGTTCCGATTCAATCCAAGGCTCTTTCTGGTTTGGATAGTCTTCTCTCCATTGTCCAAATGCCAAAAGGAGTTCCTGTTGGGACTTTGGCCATAGGCACCAGTGGAGCAGCGAATGCAGGCCTCCTAGCCGTAAGAATCCTTTCTCTACAAAATCCAGATTTGACGCATAAATTGAAACAATATGCAATACAGCAAAGAGAAGAAGCCTTAGCCAAAAATTCTCTTTTACAATAA
- a CDS encoding UDP-N-acetylglucosamine--N-acetylmuramyl-(pentapeptide) pyrophosphoryl-undecaprenol N-acetylglucosamine transferase, which produces MKEIVLIAAGGTGGHISPGVALAEVLLEKKDFFQIETVFLHSLIRNKDNPDLLSPPCPVLWHSMPKYSGVSFLIFPFQFLVSFISTCLELKKRKVSVVIGMGGYSSLPAILYTILFRKTLYLCEQNCIPGKITRIFQNFAKKIALSFPVESYTFQNQNWKIIGNPLRKKVIPNQMNLRQNENLHDNKRNLLNVLVLGGSQGARQLNHMILKAMENVEVSQKFRFRLLTGNSLYDETKSKSKGEAEIISYADDMKPNYEWANIVVARSGAGVVAECLVFGLPMVLIPYPYAADNHQKENAEYMEKEGAAKVIHSTSEDPSPLVRYLLEWKENPSSLRDMGHEALRLSNINAAFQTLSYFFHSHG; this is translated from the coding sequence ATGAAAGAGATAGTTTTGATCGCAGCTGGTGGTACCGGTGGGCATATTTCGCCTGGTGTTGCTTTGGCAGAAGTTCTTTTGGAAAAAAAAGATTTTTTTCAAATAGAAACTGTCTTCCTACATTCTCTCATTCGAAACAAAGACAACCCAGATCTTCTCTCTCCACCTTGTCCTGTTTTGTGGCATTCTATGCCTAAGTACTCGGGGGTTTCTTTTCTTATCTTTCCTTTCCAGTTTTTGGTGAGTTTTATCTCTACTTGTCTTGAACTGAAAAAAAGAAAGGTTTCCGTCGTCATTGGTATGGGTGGTTATTCCAGTTTGCCAGCAATTTTATATACTATCTTATTCCGTAAAACTTTGTATTTATGCGAGCAAAACTGCATCCCTGGAAAGATCACGCGTATCTTCCAGAACTTTGCCAAAAAAATTGCTCTTAGTTTTCCCGTAGAGTCCTATACCTTTCAAAACCAAAATTGGAAGATCATTGGCAATCCTCTACGAAAGAAGGTGATACCGAACCAAATGAATCTACGCCAGAATGAAAACTTACATGACAATAAACGAAATTTATTGAATGTTTTGGTACTAGGTGGTTCCCAAGGTGCAAGGCAGTTGAATCACATGATTTTGAAAGCCATGGAAAATGTGGAAGTATCCCAAAAATTTAGATTTAGATTGCTTACAGGTAACTCTTTGTATGACGAAACCAAAAGTAAATCAAAGGGAGAAGCGGAAATTATTTCTTATGCGGACGATATGAAACCGAACTACGAGTGGGCAAATATTGTAGTCGCAAGATCTGGTGCAGGGGTTGTTGCGGAATGCCTTGTGTTTGGACTTCCTATGGTTCTTATTCCTTATCCTTATGCAGCAGACAACCATCAAAAAGAGAATGCTGAATATATGGAAAAAGAAGGTGCCGCCAAGGTAATCCATTCCACCTCAGAAGACCCATCACCTCTTGTCAGATATTTGTTGGAATGGAAAGAAAATCCAAGTTCACTCCGTGATATGGGGCATGAAGCATTGAGGCTTTCGAATATCAATGCCGCGTTTCAGACCCTTTCCTATTTTTTTCACAGCCATGGCTAA
- a CDS encoding UDP-N-acetylmuramoyl-tripeptide--D-alanyl-D-alanine ligase gives MISPFSYSLSTILTFLGKEPKDRIHAKGSVSWITNSSLEARPGALFVPLKDKRDGHEFISDALRRGAAYFLYETGNSEFQKLSKEEKSKGIAVQDALLALGQLAKFHRNRFSCLVIGITGSSGKTSTKELLGNLFHFLKPNEKVITEKNYNNHIGVPFTLFHINEKTKVVVCEMGMNHRGEISYLSKIAKPNIALITTIGSAHIENLGSPKAIALEKSDIVQGMDEGSVLFVPQGIQFPEIVKQVAKSRRVSVRFWPMDKNPILKVVKTNRFGFTLEYKGKEIQWNLPGKSLLSNVRGVVAVAEALGLADDTIIKGIQSYKSPDKRLLIKKSYFHIIDDSYNANPESMLSSIDASLQYAENQTIIWLLGSMKELGKFSKSYHLQIGKSLQNHSKHHLFTFGKDATWIGKAAGKVHKGHLEEDNVDFTQFALQLRTTFPKGTVILVKGSRSMKMERFVEALFKLESLDRERN, from the coding sequence ATGATCTCACCTTTTTCCTATTCATTGTCAACTATTCTTACTTTTTTAGGTAAGGAACCAAAAGACCGGATCCATGCAAAGGGAAGTGTTTCCTGGATTACAAATTCTTCTTTAGAAGCTCGCCCTGGCGCACTCTTTGTTCCTTTAAAAGATAAACGAGATGGTCATGAATTTATCTCCGATGCACTTAGGCGTGGTGCCGCTTATTTTTTATATGAAACGGGAAATAGTGAATTCCAAAAGCTTTCAAAAGAGGAAAAGTCGAAGGGAATCGCTGTACAGGATGCTTTATTGGCTCTCGGCCAATTGGCAAAGTTCCATAGAAATCGTTTCAGCTGCTTGGTGATTGGAATTACAGGATCAAGTGGTAAAACGTCCACCAAAGAATTGTTAGGCAATTTATTTCATTTTTTAAAACCAAATGAGAAAGTAATCACCGAAAAAAATTACAATAATCATATCGGTGTTCCCTTTACTTTATTTCATATAAATGAAAAAACGAAAGTAGTCGTATGTGAAATGGGTATGAACCATCGAGGAGAAATTTCCTACCTTAGCAAAATTGCCAAACCAAACATTGCTCTTATTACTACCATCGGTTCCGCACACATAGAAAACTTAGGAAGCCCGAAAGCGATTGCACTGGAGAAATCGGATATTGTTCAGGGTATGGATGAAGGCTCCGTTCTATTTGTTCCCCAAGGCATACAATTCCCTGAAATTGTAAAACAAGTCGCAAAATCCAGGCGTGTGAGTGTCAGGTTTTGGCCTATGGACAAGAACCCAATCTTAAAAGTTGTCAAAACAAATCGCTTTGGCTTTACCTTGGAATATAAGGGTAAGGAAATTCAATGGAATTTGCCCGGAAAATCTTTGCTATCCAATGTGAGGGGCGTAGTCGCCGTTGCGGAAGCTTTAGGTCTAGCAGACGATACCATAATCAAGGGTATCCAATCCTACAAATCACCAGACAAACGTTTGCTAATCAAAAAATCCTACTTTCATATCATTGACGACTCATACAACGCCAATCCTGAATCCATGTTATCATCCATTGATGCAAGCCTTCAGTATGCCGAAAACCAAACAATCATTTGGTTGCTTGGGTCTATGAAGGAATTGGGCAAATTTTCCAAGTCATATCATTTGCAAATAGGCAAAAGTTTGCAAAACCACAGCAAACATCATTTGTTTACATTTGGAAAAGATGCAACCTGGATTGGGAAGGCAGCTGGAAAGGTACACAAAGGACATCTAGAAGAAGACAATGTCGACTTTACTCAATTTGCGCTACAATTGCGGACCACATTTCCGAAGGGCACTGTCATTTTGGTGAAAGGTTCAAGATCTATGAAAATGGAGCGATTTGTAGAGGCGCTTTTTAAGCTTGAATCCTTAGATCGAGAAAGAAACTAA
- the murC gene encoding UDP-N-acetylmuramate--L-alanine ligase: MPRFRPFPIFFTAMAKFNLPGHSALLLGIGGSGMSSLAHILLDMGVSVYGYDKKSTAVTSYLTERGAKIAGNLDQIEIKDIEFMVFSSAINDKNHSIFEDAKNLNIPMFHRSDVLHKIFSQKKSISVAGSHGKTSTTAMIAQVLKDQNLSPSVMVGGEVPFLGKRGGQFGAGEWGVYESDESDGTFLKHKANLRIITNIDNDHLDFYHSREKLEEAFFRYIATDTPGHVIVQGMDEGIRNMICHLFQPKPENQNFNLWILLNLNSLDLEYKDKLDQIRKHLTKNLHIIPYEFKKNGISFQVQEQTYQLELPFSGQHYSLNGLTAFIALHIVGIPAISIQAGLNAYQGVKRRQEVLGTANSITVIDDYGHHPTEIATVIHSLKNQKKDNGKLIVLFQPHRYTRTANLKNELADSLVNADYIFLLPIYSAGEAIIPGISSESIAENLNSNPWKILKGEVVEDVTVIDAHLHPGDTLLCIGAGNVRDWGEYYLQEKSKLKK; encoded by the coding sequence ATGCCGCGTTTCAGACCCTTTCCTATTTTTTTCACAGCCATGGCTAAATTTAATCTACCAGGACATTCCGCACTCTTGTTGGGGATTGGCGGAAGTGGCATGTCAAGTCTTGCCCATATACTTTTGGATATGGGTGTATCAGTTTATGGTTACGACAAAAAATCAACTGCTGTCACCTCTTATCTGACAGAAAGGGGAGCAAAAATCGCAGGCAATTTAGATCAAATCGAAATTAAAGATATTGAGTTTATGGTTTTTAGCTCAGCAATCAATGATAAAAACCATAGCATCTTTGAGGATGCAAAAAATCTAAATATTCCGATGTTCCATCGCTCCGATGTATTACATAAAATCTTCTCTCAAAAAAAATCCATCTCCGTAGCCGGTTCTCATGGTAAAACTTCTACCACAGCAATGATAGCCCAAGTTTTAAAGGATCAAAATCTATCGCCTAGCGTTATGGTTGGTGGGGAAGTACCTTTTTTAGGGAAACGGGGCGGGCAATTTGGAGCAGGGGAATGGGGAGTCTACGAATCAGATGAATCAGATGGAACTTTTCTGAAACATAAAGCTAATCTTCGCATCATAACAAATATAGATAATGATCATTTAGATTTTTATCACTCAAGAGAAAAACTAGAAGAAGCTTTCTTTCGCTACATAGCCACGGATACACCTGGTCATGTGATAGTACAAGGAATGGATGAAGGCATTCGCAATATGATTTGTCATTTATTCCAACCAAAACCAGAAAATCAAAATTTTAACCTCTGGATTTTATTAAATTTAAATTCTTTAGACCTAGAGTACAAAGATAAATTGGATCAAATCAGAAAGCACCTAACGAAAAATTTACATATAATTCCATATGAATTCAAAAAGAATGGAATTTCTTTCCAAGTCCAGGAACAAACCTATCAATTAGAACTTCCGTTTTCTGGCCAACACTATTCTTTAAATGGATTAACTGCATTCATAGCTCTCCATATCGTAGGCATTCCAGCAATTTCAATCCAAGCAGGTTTGAATGCGTATCAAGGTGTAAAGAGAAGGCAAGAAGTGTTGGGAACTGCCAATTCGATCACTGTCATTGATGATTATGGCCACCATCCCACAGAAATTGCAACGGTCATACATTCTCTAAAAAACCAAAAAAAAGACAATGGAAAATTGATCGTTCTATTTCAACCACATAGGTATACGAGGACTGCAAATCTTAAAAATGAATTGGCTGACTCACTTGTAAATGCGGATTATATTTTCCTTCTGCCCATCTATTCTGCAGGAGAGGCGATCATACCAGGCATCAGTTCGGAAAGCATCGCCGAAAACCTCAACTCAAATCCATGGAAAATTCTTAAAGGGGAAGTGGTAGAAGATGTTACGGTAATAGACGCACACCTTCATCCTGGAGATACTCTCCTTTGTATTGGCGCAGGGAACGTCAGAGACTGGGGTGAGTACTACTTACAAGAAAAATCAAAGCTCAAAAAATAG